One region of Terricaulis silvestris genomic DNA includes:
- a CDS encoding zinc-binding dehydrogenase produces the protein MTDLPADNLIMLTLVKEGGELEISLARRPMPQPRDHEVLVKVLATPINPSDLGLLVGAADVRTARASQREGLPVITADIPPAGMRAMAGRVGEAMPIGNEGCGTVVKAGAAPEAQALLGKTVALLGGAMYAQYRCLPTAMCMELPVGVDPADGASCFVNPLTSLAFTEVMRREGHTALVHTAAASNLGQMLVKICANDGIPLVNIVRSAEQVALLNGIGAKYVLNSASESFLDDLTAALVETGATLGFDAIGGGKLAGQILGAMEAAAVKRMTSYSRYGSDTFKQVYIYGGLDVGPTTLTRSFGLSWSLSGFLLTPFMAKAGSEVVARMRKRVVDELTTTFKSHYSHQVSLAEALEPAVLAAFNAKRTGEKYLIRPQ, from the coding sequence ATGACTGACCTGCCTGCAGACAACCTGATCATGTTGACGCTCGTGAAGGAGGGCGGCGAGCTGGAGATCTCACTCGCCCGCCGGCCGATGCCGCAGCCGCGCGACCATGAAGTGCTCGTAAAGGTGCTGGCAACGCCGATTAATCCCTCCGATCTCGGCCTGCTGGTCGGCGCCGCTGACGTGCGTACGGCGCGGGCTTCTCAGCGCGAAGGCCTTCCAGTGATCACCGCGGACATTCCGCCCGCTGGCATGCGTGCAATGGCGGGCCGTGTCGGTGAGGCGATGCCGATCGGTAACGAAGGCTGCGGCACGGTCGTGAAGGCGGGCGCTGCGCCTGAGGCGCAGGCGTTGCTCGGCAAGACTGTAGCGCTGCTCGGCGGCGCCATGTACGCGCAGTACCGCTGCCTGCCAACGGCGATGTGCATGGAGCTTCCCGTCGGCGTCGATCCTGCGGACGGCGCCTCGTGTTTCGTCAATCCACTGACCTCGCTCGCGTTCACCGAAGTGATGCGCCGGGAAGGGCATACGGCGCTGGTGCACACCGCGGCCGCCTCGAACCTCGGCCAGATGCTGGTGAAGATCTGCGCGAACGACGGTATTCCGTTGGTCAACATCGTGCGCAGCGCCGAACAGGTCGCGCTGTTGAATGGGATCGGCGCCAAGTACGTTCTCAACTCAGCGTCGGAGTCGTTCCTCGACGATCTGACTGCGGCGCTGGTGGAAACGGGCGCCACGCTCGGCTTCGACGCCATTGGCGGGGGAAAACTTGCGGGCCAGATTCTCGGCGCCATGGAGGCGGCCGCGGTCAAGCGGATGACCAGCTACAGCCGCTACGGCTCTGATACGTTCAAGCAGGTATACATTTACGGCGGCCTTGATGTTGGCCCGACGACGCTGACCCGCAGCTTCGGTCTCTCATGGTCGCTTTCCGGCTTCCTGCTGACCCCGTTCATGGCCAAGGCCGGATCGGAGGTCGTTGCACGCATGCGCAAGCGCGTGGTGGACGAGCTGACAACAACGTTCAAGAGCCACTATAGCCACCAAGTCTCGCTCGCCGAGGCGCTCGAGCCCGCCGTGCTTGCGGCCTTCAATGCCAAGCGGACGGGCGAGAAATACTTGATCCGGCCACAGTAG
- a CDS encoding TonB-dependent receptor plug domain-containing protein, with protein MITASSAATAQTAVRTQAVIYEADHFAQFEPRTALDMVERVPGFVIDEGEDRRGFAGAQSNVQIDGEPPVSKAQEIDDILERIPARDVVRIELIRGAGSNAGSAQGVRVNVVRSPTSGGGVWDLGAALAEDGRVSPDGGIAWSGRVRTFEYGLSADVDIAHFPIRGERADFNALGFVDETRIERVPTDEREGRIAGEASFPWLSGSASLNAQVSRIELDERTQTALRDGSGAPDGAIDGVLEEGETISEIGASWQRGVGVWRADIDAILTRRRFEAGETTREEDALGDLEEAAEQTQRIDSGETILRAAAQRPVADGWRLELGVEAALNTLEQRLSLTEDDGGGPVPVMLPSANVRVEETRAEASAMMSGAPWPRWTLEAGGSVEVSRLTQSGDATRETNLTYWKPSIQLVRALGERDQLRFRFYRDVGQLDFEDFVSASDITSSIVDAGNPNLRPERSWRLEAAGDWRFGDDGAFGLTLYRWFIEDAFDLIPLGPPGDQLDAPGNIGNADAYGARVSLALPLPLDVELRIDAMARRSKAADPLTGGARAISGFDESAVTIGLRQDVAAFAWGLDYERETEAPSYRLDRIEGEQDAEDLTLWIETTAYGGVKLRAWGANLTDSADTRARRLFDPDRLGAFDGSDRRSRGEGLTFGLSASGRF; from the coding sequence ATGATCACGGCGTCCAGCGCGGCGACCGCGCAGACCGCGGTCCGGACACAAGCGGTGATCTATGAGGCAGATCACTTCGCGCAGTTTGAACCCAGAACGGCGCTCGACATGGTCGAACGGGTGCCGGGCTTCGTCATTGATGAAGGCGAGGACCGGCGGGGTTTTGCCGGCGCGCAGAGCAATGTGCAGATCGATGGCGAACCGCCCGTCTCAAAAGCGCAGGAGATTGACGACATTCTGGAACGCATTCCGGCGCGGGACGTGGTTCGGATCGAACTGATACGCGGCGCGGGATCGAATGCGGGGAGCGCACAGGGCGTCCGCGTCAATGTTGTGCGCAGTCCGACGAGTGGCGGTGGCGTCTGGGATCTAGGCGCGGCGTTGGCCGAGGACGGCCGGGTCTCGCCCGACGGCGGGATAGCGTGGTCGGGCCGCGTTCGAACGTTCGAGTACGGGCTGTCGGCTGACGTCGATATCGCCCACTTTCCGATCCGCGGCGAGCGTGCCGACTTCAATGCACTGGGATTCGTGGACGAAACGCGCATAGAGCGCGTGCCGACGGACGAACGCGAAGGGCGGATTGCTGGCGAGGCGTCGTTTCCATGGCTCAGCGGCTCAGCCTCTCTCAATGCGCAGGTGAGCCGCATCGAGCTCGACGAGCGTACGCAAACCGCCTTGCGCGACGGCTCAGGCGCGCCGGATGGCGCCATCGACGGCGTGTTGGAGGAGGGCGAAACCATCAGTGAAATCGGCGCATCTTGGCAGCGTGGCGTCGGGGTTTGGCGCGCGGATATCGACGCGATCCTCACGCGGCGCAGGTTCGAGGCCGGTGAAACGACGCGGGAGGAAGATGCATTAGGGGACCTTGAAGAAGCGGCCGAGCAGACGCAGCGGATCGATAGCGGTGAAACCATTTTGCGCGCTGCTGCGCAGCGGCCGGTCGCGGACGGATGGCGACTCGAACTCGGTGTTGAAGCAGCACTCAACACTTTGGAACAGCGGCTCAGCCTTACCGAAGACGACGGTGGCGGACCCGTGCCAGTGATGCTTCCCTCGGCGAACGTGCGGGTTGAAGAAACGCGCGCGGAGGCGAGCGCCATGATGTCTGGCGCGCCGTGGCCGCGCTGGACGTTGGAGGCGGGCGGCTCCGTGGAAGTGTCGCGTCTGACACAGAGCGGCGACGCCACCCGCGAAACCAATCTCACTTATTGGAAACCGTCGATCCAACTGGTCCGCGCACTCGGCGAACGCGATCAACTGCGCTTTCGCTTCTATCGCGATGTCGGGCAACTTGATTTCGAAGATTTCGTTTCCGCATCGGACATCACGTCGTCGATCGTTGATGCGGGCAATCCCAATCTTCGGCCCGAGCGCTCGTGGCGGCTGGAAGCTGCGGGCGACTGGCGCTTTGGCGACGACGGCGCATTTGGGCTGACGCTCTATCGCTGGTTCATTGAAGACGCGTTCGATCTCATCCCGCTCGGCCCGCCCGGCGATCAGTTGGACGCGCCAGGCAATATCGGTAATGCGGACGCCTATGGCGCGCGCGTTTCATTGGCGCTGCCGCTGCCGCTCGACGTTGAACTTCGGATTGACGCCATGGCGCGGCGCTCAAAAGCAGCCGATCCGCTCACGGGAGGAGCGCGCGCCATCTCCGGCTTCGATGAAAGCGCGGTGACGATTGGTTTGCGCCAGGATGTCGCCGCCTTTGCGTGGGGGCTCGACTACGAGCGCGAAACCGAAGCGCCGTCCTACAGACTTGACCGCATTGAAGGCGAGCAAGACGCTGAAGACCTCACGCTCTGGATCGAGACGACCGCTTACGGCGGCGTCAAGCTGCGCGCGTGGGGCGCCAATCTCACCGACAGCGCCGACACGCGCGCGCGCCGCCTGTTTGATCCCGATCGGCTCGGCGCATTCGATGGATCCGATCGGCGCTCCCGCGGCGAAGGGCTGACATTTGGCCTCTCTGCCAGCGGGCGTTTCTAA
- a CDS encoding phytase — protein MKQKRWAIGLFATAALAGCATSGVPEPAAPSPPALPSVAPLAETAPTVQSDANTAVLLPRGDGDGVIVGSSESGGIELYGLDGARISSIAAGAAVGIDARFGAPSANAWTVAALDGATNRLRLFEVDPQTGAGRERTVRDIPIGFAGESLCLYRDARDSTLYAFALGAGGEIAQYMISARGDGFDATLVRQLRVASEASYCAADDANGDLYVAEQGVGFWRFEADPEAEVVPRLIDAAHVGNITEEAGGIAVYNAGATTYVVASDASANRFHVYDRNADYRLVGSFALTPAGATDGVQAAGGLNATSFGYGARFPQGALLAMDDENDGGTNYKLVSWADIAGALNLATGTPRDPRVAPDSTIAIVHPSVETRPVETDGDAADDPAIWVDRNNPSRSIIIATQKQSGLYVYDLQGRVLQFLPDGRMNNVDVRDNFSLGGQTVSIATASNRTDDSISIYRIDAATRRLSDVSDGVQPTGFVDPYGLCMYQSAQSGKTYVFVTDSNGPLRQWELIDAGNGRIRAERVRDIPFATQTEGCVADDATGVLYVAEEDIGLWRVGAEPDAPATPVSVITVEANEALKDDLEGIGLYDLGGGRGYLVLSSQGNNTYAVFRREGNNDYVGSFAVLADAARGIDGISETDGLEVLSANLGGAYGNGIFIAQDGRNIAPQEFQNFKLVPWSAIAGALNLESR, from the coding sequence ATGAAGCAGAAGCGCTGGGCCATTGGTTTGTTCGCAACCGCAGCATTGGCGGGTTGTGCGACAAGTGGCGTGCCCGAACCGGCTGCTCCGTCTCCGCCAGCCTTGCCTAGCGTTGCGCCGTTGGCCGAGACTGCGCCGACGGTCCAGTCCGACGCCAACACCGCTGTTCTCCTCCCGCGCGGCGACGGCGATGGCGTCATTGTCGGCTCGAGCGAAAGCGGCGGCATCGAACTCTATGGTCTCGACGGCGCACGCATCTCCTCGATCGCCGCGGGCGCGGCCGTCGGCATTGACGCGCGTTTCGGCGCGCCGAGCGCAAATGCTTGGACCGTCGCCGCGCTCGACGGCGCCACCAATCGGCTGCGCTTGTTCGAAGTCGATCCACAAACCGGCGCCGGCCGCGAGCGCACCGTGCGCGACATTCCAATTGGCTTTGCCGGCGAAAGCCTCTGCCTTTACCGCGATGCGCGCGACTCCACGCTTTACGCATTCGCGCTCGGCGCCGGCGGCGAGATCGCGCAGTACATGATCTCGGCTCGCGGCGACGGTTTCGACGCGACATTGGTGCGTCAATTGCGTGTTGCGTCGGAAGCCAGCTATTGCGCGGCTGATGACGCAAATGGCGACCTTTACGTTGCCGAGCAAGGCGTCGGCTTTTGGCGCTTTGAGGCGGATCCGGAAGCCGAAGTCGTGCCGCGCCTGATCGACGCCGCTCATGTCGGCAATATCACCGAGGAGGCCGGCGGCATCGCTGTCTACAATGCGGGCGCGACGACGTATGTTGTTGCGTCTGACGCTTCAGCCAATCGCTTCCATGTTTACGACCGCAACGCGGATTATCGCTTGGTTGGCTCGTTCGCGTTAACGCCCGCTGGTGCGACCGATGGCGTTCAAGCCGCCGGCGGCTTGAACGCGACAAGCTTCGGCTACGGCGCACGCTTCCCGCAAGGCGCCCTGCTCGCCATGGACGACGAGAATGACGGCGGCACAAACTACAAGCTCGTCTCCTGGGCAGACATCGCCGGCGCGCTGAACCTCGCCACGGGTACTCCGCGCGACCCGCGTGTGGCGCCGGACTCGACGATCGCTATCGTGCATCCCAGCGTAGAGACGCGGCCGGTGGAAACCGACGGCGACGCCGCCGACGATCCAGCAATTTGGGTCGACCGCAACAATCCTTCGCGCAGCATTATCATCGCGACGCAGAAGCAATCGGGGCTTTACGTCTACGATCTGCAAGGCCGCGTGCTGCAGTTCTTGCCTGACGGGCGCATGAACAATGTCGATGTACGCGACAATTTCTCGCTCGGCGGCCAGACCGTCTCAATCGCCACAGCCAGCAATCGGACCGACGATTCGATCTCGATCTACCGCATCGATGCTGCGACACGGCGGTTGAGCGATGTCTCCGATGGCGTGCAACCGACCGGCTTTGTCGATCCCTATGGCCTCTGCATGTATCAGAGCGCGCAATCGGGAAAGACCTACGTGTTTGTCACCGACAGCAACGGCCCACTGCGTCAGTGGGAGTTGATCGACGCCGGCAATGGCCGCATCCGCGCCGAACGCGTGCGCGACATTCCCTTCGCCACACAGACCGAGGGCTGCGTCGCCGATGACGCGACGGGCGTGCTCTACGTTGCTGAAGAAGACATTGGGCTGTGGCGCGTCGGCGCCGAACCTGATGCGCCAGCTACGCCCGTTTCAGTCATCACCGTCGAAGCCAATGAAGCGCTCAAGGACGACCTCGAAGGCATCGGGCTTTATGATCTGGGCGGTGGCCGCGGCTATCTCGTGTTGTCGAGCCAGGGCAACAACACCTACGCAGTGTTCCGTCGCGAAGGTAACAACGACTACGTTGGTTCGTTTGCCGTTCTGGCCGACGCCGCGCGCGGCATTGACGGCATTTCCGAAACCGACGGCCTCGAAGTTTTGAGCGCCAATCTCGGCGGCGCCTACGGCAACGGCATCTTCATTGCGCAGGACGGACGCAACATCGCGCCGCAAGAATTCCAGAACTTCAAGCTTGTCCCGTGGTCGGCGATCGCCGGCGCGCTAAACCTGGAATCGCGCTGA